One genomic region from Skermania piniformis encodes:
- a CDS encoding NYN domain-containing protein, whose product MTAGAAVTRPTEPVASRVAVYIDFDNIVISRYDQKWGRGKFHAERLRSADVGDDAVRARIEPATVDIGAILDYASSFGTIVASQAYADWSVPVNAGYRQQLLGRAVELVQLFPSTRGMKNGADIRLAVDVVEDLFRLPELTHVVIVAGDSDYIALAQRAKRLGRFVVGIGVAGSTSRSLAAACDEFADYDALPGARAEPEPVAAEPATTAVVDSGDRQADASALLERALRVGQAQGDDDWLHANVVKAQMKRMDPSFNEKSLGFRSFTDFVRARPELVELTEDGQARLLRLIDQPGT is encoded by the coding sequence GTGACCGCGGGCGCAGCGGTGACCCGGCCGACCGAACCGGTCGCCTCCCGGGTCGCGGTCTACATCGACTTCGACAACATCGTGATCTCCCGCTACGACCAGAAATGGGGTCGGGGCAAGTTCCACGCCGAGCGGCTGCGCAGCGCGGATGTCGGCGACGACGCGGTGCGGGCGCGGATCGAGCCGGCCACCGTCGACATCGGCGCCATCCTGGACTACGCCTCGTCGTTCGGCACCATCGTGGCCAGCCAGGCCTATGCCGACTGGTCGGTGCCGGTGAACGCCGGCTATCGGCAGCAGCTGCTCGGCCGTGCGGTCGAGCTGGTCCAGCTGTTCCCGTCGACCCGCGGCATGAAGAACGGCGCGGACATCCGGTTGGCCGTCGACGTGGTGGAAGATCTGTTCCGGCTGCCCGAGCTCACCCACGTGGTGATCGTGGCCGGCGATTCGGACTACATCGCGCTGGCCCAGCGGGCAAAACGGTTGGGCCGGTTCGTCGTCGGGATCGGTGTCGCCGGGTCGACCAGCCGGTCCCTGGCGGCGGCCTGCGACGAGTTCGCCGACTACGACGCCTTACCCGGGGCGCGGGCCGAGCCGGAGCCGGTGGCCGCCGAACCCGCTACGACCGCGGTGGTCGATTCCGGCGATCGGCAGGCGGACGCGTCCGCGCTGCTCGAACGCGCCCTGCGGGTCGGCCAGGCCCAGGGCGACGACGACTGGCTGCATGCGAATGTGGTCAAGGCCCAGATGAAGCGGATGGACCCGTCGTTCAACGAGAAGTCGCTGGGCTTCCGGTCGTTCACCGACTTCGTGCGGGCCCGGCCGGAATTGGTGGAATTGACCGAGGACGGCCAGGCGCGGCTGTTGCGTTTGATCGATCAGCCGGGGACCTGA
- a CDS encoding SDR family NAD(P)-dependent oxidoreductase: protein MQISGSAAIVTGAASGLGAATAKRLADAGATVFGLDLQNSIDKAGDSVAAGVTLIDTDVTSDEAVQAAMAKVVESGVPPRIVVNCAGVGWAGRILSKKGPHDLELFRTVITVNLLGTFNVMRLAADAIAKTEPVDEAGQRGVVINTASVAAFEGQIGQIAYSASKGGVHGMTVPAARDLAQFGIRVNTIAPGIIDTPMLAGVDGDFRKTLEAGVPFPARLGTPNEYAQLTQFIVEHDYINGETIRMDGALRMAPR from the coding sequence GTGCAAATCTCGGGATCTGCCGCCATCGTGACCGGTGCGGCATCCGGTCTGGGCGCGGCGACCGCCAAACGCCTCGCCGACGCGGGAGCAACGGTGTTCGGCCTCGATCTGCAGAATTCGATCGACAAAGCCGGAGATTCGGTTGCCGCCGGGGTGACCCTGATCGATACCGACGTGACCAGCGACGAGGCGGTGCAGGCCGCCATGGCGAAGGTGGTCGAGTCCGGCGTGCCGCCACGGATCGTGGTCAACTGTGCCGGTGTCGGCTGGGCCGGGCGCATCCTGTCCAAGAAGGGCCCGCACGATCTGGAGCTGTTCCGCACGGTGATCACGGTGAACCTGCTGGGCACGTTCAACGTGATGCGGCTGGCCGCGGACGCGATCGCCAAGACCGAGCCGGTCGACGAGGCCGGCCAGCGCGGCGTCGTGATCAACACCGCGTCGGTGGCTGCATTCGAGGGGCAGATCGGCCAGATCGCCTACTCCGCCTCCAAGGGTGGGGTGCACGGGATGACCGTTCCGGCCGCCCGCGACCTCGCGCAGTTCGGCATCCGGGTGAACACCATCGCGCCCGGCATCATCGACACCCCGATGCTGGCCGGCGTCGACGGCGACTTCCGCAAGACCCTGGAGGCCGGCGTGCCGTTCCCGGCCCGGCTGGGCACCCCGAACGAGTACGCGCAGCTCACCCAGTTCATCGTCGAGCACGACTACATCAACGGCGAGACCATCCGGATGGACGGCGCGCTGCGGATGGCGCCGCGCTGA
- a CDS encoding SDR family NAD(P)-dependent oxidoreductase has protein sequence MPSIGQQSVAGRRVLITGAARGIGAALARRLHSAGAQVALLGLEPELLAEVARDCGDAPWEYCDVADRAQVERAVVALADRLGGLDVVVANAGIARQLALIDGDPAVLEQTLQVNVLGTYYTLRAAGPYIAHPGGYVLLTASLAASLHLPLIGAYSASKAAVAALGNTVRQELRYTGAKVGVAFYSELDTEMTSRGFDTAAARSVQAKGVVPVGALSTAIRRIERGIARRSRTIVAPWWVSLVMFGSPVSQRVVELALRRSVAQAVAIAATEDVPFTTPQPERTGGPAA, from the coding sequence ATGCCGAGCATCGGACAGCAGTCGGTCGCGGGTCGGCGAGTTTTGATCACCGGGGCGGCGCGGGGGATCGGCGCCGCATTGGCCCGACGGTTGCACTCCGCGGGCGCGCAGGTGGCGCTACTGGGCCTCGAGCCGGAGCTGCTGGCCGAGGTGGCGCGCGATTGCGGCGACGCGCCGTGGGAGTACTGCGACGTCGCCGACCGCGCGCAGGTGGAGCGAGCGGTGGTGGCGCTGGCCGATCGGCTCGGCGGACTCGACGTGGTGGTGGCCAACGCCGGCATCGCCCGCCAGCTCGCCCTGATCGACGGAGACCCCGCGGTTCTGGAACAGACGCTGCAGGTCAACGTGCTCGGCACCTACTACACGTTGCGCGCGGCCGGGCCGTATATCGCGCACCCGGGCGGCTACGTCCTGCTCACCGCGTCGCTCGCCGCATCGTTGCACCTGCCGTTGATCGGTGCCTACAGCGCGTCCAAGGCCGCGGTGGCGGCGCTCGGCAACACGGTGCGCCAGGAGCTGCGGTACACCGGCGCCAAGGTCGGCGTCGCCTTCTATTCCGAGCTGGATACCGAGATGACCTCGCGCGGGTTCGACACCGCAGCCGCGCGGTCGGTTCAGGCGAAGGGGGTCGTCCCGGTCGGCGCCCTGTCCACCGCGATCAGGCGGATCGAACGCGGGATAGCTAGACGTTCGCGGACGATCGTTGCGCCGTGGTGGGTGTCCCTCGTGATGTTCGGTAGCCCGGTCAGCCAGCGGGTCGTCGAGCTGGCGCTCCGCCGGTCGGTTGCCCAGGCGGTCGCGATCGCCGCCACCGAGGATGTCCCCTTCACCACGCCGCAGCCCGAGCGGACCGGCGGCCCGGCGGCGTGA
- a CDS encoding TetR/AcrR family transcriptional regulator yields the protein MSPGSVADSAGPVAKLPRGRHGLSRDEVVRSQRNRIVVAMAEAMVARGYVGTTVAEILRRAGVSRETFYEQFRSKEDCFTAVYAEAAQLLLNRLADVGAGRSAADEPHRLEHLLGAYLDALAAEPAFARVFLVEVYAAGPDAIRRRVELQSTFADVIACTLDAHTDEQRFACQTLAAAVGAMVTARIAVGDLDGLRALREPLVQLVYRSGQLYGALEREPRE from the coding sequence ATGAGTCCCGGCTCGGTCGCCGACTCCGCCGGTCCGGTCGCCAAGTTGCCGCGGGGCCGGCACGGCCTGTCCCGCGACGAAGTCGTTCGCTCGCAACGGAACCGCATCGTGGTCGCGATGGCCGAGGCAATGGTTGCGCGGGGCTACGTCGGCACCACGGTCGCCGAGATCCTGCGCCGGGCCGGGGTATCCCGGGAGACCTTCTACGAGCAGTTCCGCTCGAAGGAGGATTGCTTCACCGCGGTGTACGCCGAAGCAGCGCAACTGCTGTTGAACCGGTTGGCCGACGTCGGTGCGGGCCGGTCCGCGGCCGACGAGCCGCACCGGCTCGAGCACCTGCTCGGCGCCTACCTCGACGCGCTGGCCGCCGAACCGGCGTTCGCCCGAGTGTTTCTGGTGGAGGTATACGCGGCCGGGCCGGACGCGATCCGGCGCCGAGTCGAGCTACAGTCGACGTTCGCCGACGTGATCGCGTGCACCCTCGACGCCCACACCGACGAACAGCGGTTCGCCTGTCAGACGTTGGCGGCGGCGGTCGGTGCGATGGTGACCGCGCGGATTGCGGTCGGCGACCTGGACGGCTTGCGGGCATTGCGTGAGCCGTTGGTGCAGCTGGTGTACCGGAGTGGGCAACTCTACGGGGCGCTGGAACGAGAACCCCGGGAGTAA
- a CDS encoding patatin-like phospholipase family protein, translated as MSERVESIEPVAEFTDQIEAPEDLGLPARNPYLALQHMEAALVRAQLAHPDVLSDEQFRRLRYLLSFARLNVFEPGAAGPHGRRGRGDVTVGPELASLRRRVLDALHEPLRNQQDLRQRLIDAQAALPHLIEPLETERGAVLARHVADFAPDELEREVCCKALVSVLGGGGGAGYVYIGGMQRLATDGIVPDYVLGSSFGSIVGGIISRVSPIPIDEYIAWAKSVTYRGIVGTESSRRRRRHGLPGLFALRFDEFADPLFRRADGERMTLRDAAIPYETVVAGVRRQSFDQLQDRFRRAELAALKLGSLPLLRHGAGALVAARLWQVAAFIDNQMVKPIVLGGDPLTAGLNTVDAIGFSCAIPGILHHESHDPAMYPILDELLAARDVSALVDGGAASNVPIELAWRRVQDGRLGTRNVFVYAWDCMHPQWDPKHLWLQPITQAIRVQMVRNAPFADRIVRFRPTLAVSTLAARPEAIDRALGWGRTSVEPSLPMVRTMLEMIWWDADHRPGHQPESIELRPVARPMDAVLEETLRPAVRPGSLRARIGSLTERLPRRK; from the coding sequence ATGAGCGAGCGAGTCGAGTCGATCGAACCGGTCGCCGAATTCACCGACCAGATCGAGGCGCCGGAAGATCTCGGCCTGCCCGCGCGCAACCCCTACCTGGCGTTGCAGCACATGGAGGCGGCGCTGGTGCGGGCCCAGCTGGCCCACCCGGACGTGTTGTCCGACGAGCAGTTCCGCCGATTGCGGTACCTGCTGAGTTTCGCCCGGCTGAATGTCTTCGAGCCCGGGGCGGCGGGTCCGCACGGTCGCCGCGGCCGGGGCGATGTGACGGTCGGGCCGGAGCTGGCCAGTCTGCGGCGCCGGGTGCTGGACGCGCTGCACGAGCCGTTGCGCAACCAGCAGGATCTGCGGCAGCGCCTGATCGACGCGCAAGCAGCACTACCGCACCTGATCGAGCCGTTGGAGACCGAGCGGGGCGCGGTGCTGGCCCGGCACGTCGCCGATTTCGCTCCGGACGAGCTGGAGCGGGAAGTCTGTTGCAAGGCCCTGGTATCGGTGCTGGGCGGCGGTGGCGGCGCCGGCTACGTCTACATCGGCGGTATGCAGCGGCTCGCGACCGACGGCATCGTGCCGGACTACGTGCTCGGTTCGTCGTTCGGCTCGATCGTCGGTGGAATCATCTCGCGGGTGTCGCCGATCCCGATCGACGAGTACATCGCATGGGCCAAGTCGGTCACCTACCGCGGGATCGTCGGCACCGAGTCGAGCCGGCGCCGGCGCCGGCACGGGCTGCCGGGGCTGTTCGCGCTGCGCTTCGACGAGTTTGCCGATCCGCTGTTCCGGCGGGCGGACGGGGAACGGATGACGCTGCGGGACGCCGCGATTCCCTACGAGACCGTGGTCGCCGGGGTGCGCCGGCAGTCGTTCGATCAGCTGCAGGACCGGTTCCGCCGGGCCGAGTTGGCAGCGCTGAAGCTGGGCTCGTTGCCGTTGTTGCGGCACGGTGCCGGCGCGCTCGTCGCGGCGCGGCTCTGGCAGGTGGCGGCGTTCATCGACAACCAGATGGTGAAGCCGATCGTGCTCGGCGGTGACCCGCTGACCGCCGGCCTGAACACCGTCGATGCCATCGGCTTCTCGTGCGCGATACCCGGCATCCTGCACCACGAGTCGCACGATCCGGCCATGTATCCGATCCTGGACGAGCTGCTGGCCGCCCGGGATGTGTCGGCGTTGGTGGACGGCGGCGCGGCGAGCAATGTCCCGATCGAGCTGGCGTGGCGGCGAGTGCAGGACGGCCGACTCGGCACCCGGAACGTGTTCGTTTATGCCTGGGATTGCATGCATCCCCAGTGGGATCCGAAACATCTGTGGCTGCAACCGATCACCCAGGCGATCCGGGTGCAGATGGTGCGCAACGCCCCGTTCGCCGATCGGATCGTGCGCTTCCGGCCGACGCTGGCGGTGTCCACCCTGGCTGCGCGACCGGAAGCGATCGATCGCGCGCTCGGCTGGGGCCGGACGTCGGTGGAGCCGTCGCTGCCGATGGTGCGGACGATGCTGGAGATGATCTGGTGGGACGCCGACCATCGGCCGGGGCACCAGCCGGAGTCGATCGAGCTCCGGCCGGTGGCTCGGCCGATGGATGCGGTGCTGGAAGAGACGCTGCGGCCGGCCGTCCGGCCGGGATCACTGCGGGCCCGGATCGGCTCACTGACCGAGCGGCTGCCCCGCCGGAAATGA
- a CDS encoding TMEM165/GDT1 family protein: MLGAVLLSFGVIFIAELGDKSQLMAMTFALRYRWWVVLGGITAATFAVHLLSVLIGHYLGVALPSHLIGILAGIAFLGFALWTLRGDQLSATEAARAQRHTASAFFAVSTAFLLAELGDKTMLATVTLAADNDVIGVWIGSTVGMVAADALAIAIGRAAGRHLPERLIARGAAVLFAVFGLALIAGEAGALAAVAAGAVTLVGAIILIRAEQGKRAATQSVATQSTATQPVAEAGRSFPAGQPLGQ; the protein is encoded by the coding sequence GTGCTAGGTGCCGTATTGCTCAGCTTCGGGGTGATCTTCATCGCCGAACTCGGCGACAAGTCCCAACTGATGGCGATGACGTTCGCGCTGCGGTATCGCTGGTGGGTGGTCCTGGGTGGGATCACCGCAGCGACGTTCGCGGTGCATCTGCTGTCCGTGCTGATCGGGCACTACCTCGGCGTCGCGCTACCGAGCCATCTGATCGGCATCCTCGCCGGCATCGCCTTCCTCGGCTTCGCCCTGTGGACCCTGCGCGGTGATCAGCTCAGCGCTACCGAAGCGGCTCGGGCGCAACGGCACACGGCATCCGCCTTCTTCGCGGTGAGCACCGCGTTCCTGCTCGCCGAGCTGGGCGACAAGACCATGCTGGCCACCGTCACCCTCGCCGCGGACAACGACGTGATCGGGGTCTGGATCGGCTCGACCGTCGGCATGGTGGCCGCCGACGCGCTGGCCATCGCGATCGGCCGGGCCGCCGGCCGACATCTGCCGGAACGGCTGATCGCCCGCGGCGCAGCCGTACTGTTCGCCGTGTTCGGGCTGGCGTTGATCGCCGGTGAGGCCGGCGCGCTCGCGGCGGTCGCGGCCGGCGCGGTCACCCTGGTCGGCGCGATCATCCTGATCCGGGCCGAACAGGGCAAGCGGGCCGCCACGCAATCCGTCGCCACCCAATCCACCGCCACCCAACCCGTCGCCGAGGCCGGCCGATCATTTCCGGCGGGGCAGCCGCTCGGTCAGTGA
- a CDS encoding sigma factor-like helix-turn-helix DNA-binding protein — translation MKLLSDRGRPKRIGVAAAPSVAGLLAEAAGLDLVLLDLRLPDGSTPAENVAALHRAGIGVLVLTSGDEPYLIRQAAQARVLGVVRKSEQEGFLLGAILAAAGGQPVPTLDWATAIDSDADLDVVDLPPQLRKVLELYASGESVAGVAKRTGLKANTVEEYLRRIRIKYAEVGRPGGSKLELNKRAIEDGILPFPRRRRRETR, via the coding sequence ATGAAACTGCTGTCTGATCGCGGCCGGCCCAAGCGGATCGGTGTGGCGGCGGCCCCGTCGGTAGCCGGGTTGTTGGCCGAGGCGGCCGGATTGGATCTGGTGTTGCTCGATCTCCGGTTGCCGGACGGTTCGACTCCGGCCGAGAACGTGGCGGCGTTGCACCGGGCGGGGATCGGGGTGCTGGTGCTCACCTCTGGTGATGAGCCGTATCTGATTCGGCAAGCGGCGCAGGCGCGGGTGCTCGGGGTGGTTCGCAAGTCGGAGCAGGAAGGGTTTTTGCTCGGGGCGATTCTGGCGGCGGCGGGTGGGCAGCCGGTGCCGACGCTGGACTGGGCGACGGCGATCGATTCGGACGCGGACCTGGACGTCGTCGACCTGCCGCCACAGCTGCGGAAGGTGTTGGAGCTGTATGCATCCGGCGAGTCGGTGGCCGGGGTTGCCAAGCGGACCGGGCTCAAGGCGAACACCGTGGAGGAGTACTTGCGCCGGATTCGGATCAAGTACGCCGAGGTCGGCAGGCCGGGCGGGTCGAAGCTCGAGCTGAACAAGCGGGCGATCGAGGACGGGATTCTGCCGTTTCCGCGTCGGCGCCGGCGCGAGACGCGGTAG